In Candidatus Moanabacter tarae, the genomic stretch CAAATCCGCTCAATTGTTACCTTAGAGGGGGGGTGTTTCTGAAGGGTAGCGTCCAGGACTAGGTAATCGTTCCCCAGGGCGTGGTACTTTTCAAATTTCATAATGTGAAATCGATCTGCCGTTTAAACCGATCTACTTTCTTTACGTACAGATTTACAGATTGGCCGATTCGATAAGATTTTCCGCTTTTACGTCCGACGAGAGCCGACTCTTTTTCGCTTAGGAAATAAAAATCTTGAGGTAGATCTGAAGCCTGAACGAATCCATAAGCCATCGAATCCTTAAGTTCCACGAAGAATCCATGATTTCTCACATCGGTGATCAGAGCTTCGTAGGATTGATCACCCCGGGTTTTCATTCCAAGTTCGAAATATTCAAGTAGTTTTACCTTAACGGATTCTCTCTCTGCTTCCTTGCTATTTTGTTGGGTCGACGTGAGATGGCTTGAGATAGAGGAAAGGACTGAGGTCTGGTAATGCTTTATTTTTCGAACAGCTGCAGTGTCAGCGTTTTCAGAATAGAGATATCGGTCTAAAACTCGATGCGTGATTAGATCGGAGTAACGCCGAATAGGGGAGGTGAAATGGGTATAATAGGTTTTGTTTAAGCCATAGTGACCGTCCCGGCGATTACGATACGATGCAGGCTTCATGCTGCGCAGAACCTCGATACGGAGAAGGGAATTGAGGGGGTGTGTTTTGATTAGTCGGAGTAGTTTCACCATTTCCTTGCGATGGGTAAGGTCTCCAACCCTAATCGCGAAGTCCAAAAGATATTCACGAAGTTCCCCGAGCCGGTCCCTTTCCGGCTGGTCGTGGACTCGGTAAATAAGCGGGATCTTAGAAACTCCAATTTGTTTAGCTATGCTTTCGTTCGCTGCTAGCATGAACTCCTCTATGAGCTGATGGCTCTCATCATTTTGGATTTTCTCAATCCGTTCGGTAAAGCCTTTCTTGTCGACTATTAGTTTCACTTCAGTGGAATCGAGTTCAAGACTTCCCTTGTTGGTTCGCTGTCTGCGCAAGCATCCTGCTATTGCCCAAAGTGATTGGAGGTTTTTTTGGAGGCTGTTTATTTCATCTTTAGTCAAGACTGATAACGGGCGACCCGGCGAACCGGTTTGATGTGGGGGAGGGGTCGGAATCCGCATTAGCTGATCGTGGTCGACATTTTTCAGAAGCGCAAGGGTCTGTTTGTAAGTAAGACGCTTGCGACTTCGAATCACAGTGTTAGCGAAGGAAGAGGCTTTAAATTGCCCTTTTGAAGAAAAAGTGAGGAAGACGGTTTTTGTCAGACGATCTTCCCCCTCTACTAAACTGCAAATCCCGTTGGAGAGAGACTGAGGGAGCATTGGAATCACAGAACCTACAAGATAGGTGGAGTTTCCCCGTTTTTGTGCCTCTCTATCAAGTGCAGAACCGGGTCTTACATAGGCGCTCACATCCGCGATGTGGACACCAACCATAATATCGCCTGAACCTAATGTCTGAATCGAAAGCGCGTCATCAAAATCCTTAGCATCATCAGGATCGACGGTAAAAGTGTAAAGTTCACGGAGATCGAGACGGTTCTTAAGGTCTCTCTTTCGGATGGCTAATGGGATTTTCTCACACTCAGAGATAACGGGATCAGGGAATTCAGGCGCCAAATGATAGTTATTCAGCAGGGCTTCAAATTCTGCTGAAGGGCTGTGGGTTTTGCCGAGAACGCGAACTATCTCACCTTCTGGAGAAAGGTGACGATCTTTCCACTCCTTGAGTTCGACGATGACTTTATGATTAACTTTTGGTTTAGGGGACAGGGCGGATCCCTTGGGGTTAGGTACGAGGAGATCAAAATTAAGTCTGGGATCATCAGGAATTACGTAGAAATAGTGATGGCTTCGTTTTAGAGTACCGGAGACAGTTTTTCTGCCCCTTTCAATAATCCGAATGACTCTGGCTTGGTCCGGTTCTGGGACCGTAACCCCTTTGTCCTTTCGTCTTACTTGGTAGCTAAACGATCTTTTTGTTCGACTATCGATTTGGGCGAATACCCTATCCTTATGCATTGCAACGCCAGTGTCTCTTGCCCGCACACTGAAGACTTTCGTTCTCGAGTTCTCCGATTCTGAATCAGGAATAATCGTTGCAGATCCATTTTGTCTGAAATTAATGATCCCGGAAATCAGATTGGCGTCCTTTGGCAGACAGTAACGTCTTTCCCCAATTCGGGCAATTTGGCCAGAGGCCACAAGCCGGTTTAAACTTCTCTGCAAAGTGCGAAACTGGTGTTTCCCCGAACCTATATTTTCCCCAATTTCTCGGGCAT encodes the following:
- the rnr gene encoding Ribonuclease R codes for the protein MFNENVIFNLLGDRNYVPMNAREIGENIGSGKHQFRTLQRSLNRLVASGQIARIGERRYCLPKDANLISGIINFRQNGSATIIPDSESENSRTKVFSVRARDTGVAMHKDRVFAQIDSRTKRSFSYQVRRKDKGVTVPEPDQARVIRIIERGRKTVSGTLKRSHHYFYVIPDDPRLNFDLLVPNPKGSALSPKPKVNHKVIVELKEWKDRHLSPEGEIVRVLGKTHSPSAEFEALLNNYHLAPEFPDPVISECEKIPLAIRKRDLKNRLDLRELYTFTVDPDDAKDFDDALSIQTLGSGDIMVGVHIADVSAYVRPGSALDREAQKRGNSTYLVGSVIPMLPQSLSNGICSLVEGEDRLTKTVFLTFSSKGQFKASSFANTVIRSRKRLTYKQTLALLKNVDHDQLMRIPTPPPHQTGSPGRPLSVLTKDEINSLQKNLQSLWAIAGCLRRQRTNKGSLELDSTEVKLIVDKKGFTERIEKIQNDESHQLIEEFMLAANESIAKQIGVSKIPLIYRVHDQPERDRLGELREYLLDFAIRVGDLTHRKEMVKLLRLIKTHPLNSLLRIEVLRSMKPASYRNRRDGHYGLNKTYYTHFTSPIRRYSDLITHRVLDRYLYSENADTAAVRKIKHYQTSVLSSISSHLTSTQQNSKEAERESVKVKLLEYFELGMKTRGDQSYEALITDVRNHGFFVELKDSMAYGFVQASDLPQDFYFLSEKESALVGRKSGKSYRIGQSVNLYVKKVDRFKRQIDFTL